Proteins encoded together in one Planctomyces sp. SH-PL14 window:
- a CDS encoding DUF1559 domain-containing protein, protein MRRLETVRRGFTLIELLVVVAIIAVLVAILLPAVQQAREAARKTQCLNQLKQIAVAMHNYHEALGVFPMGVQHTAPPNSAATTLANGTGWGWGAYILPYIDQTQLYNKLNVGDPMDLNNANLLALVRSVIPTYRCPSDPHRNPSMNDTTTIRYGSGAAVSIGLSNYVAIHGAMDNNCPSGANLDTGGLFYVNSNINLKDILDGSSNTWLASERDTVQPPPRAGITVERHFGAYWAGTSAPRCGDNNYDLYKVFGYVVPTYGEINGSAVRGDRRELASQHVGGIQVVCADGSARFVSQYINLVLAQHLCRREDKVALPGEW, encoded by the coding sequence ATGCGCCGACTTGAAACGGTCCGTCGTGGCTTCACGCTCATCGAACTTCTGGTGGTTGTCGCCATCATTGCAGTTCTGGTGGCGATTCTTCTCCCCGCGGTGCAGCAGGCTCGCGAGGCAGCTAGGAAGACGCAGTGCCTGAACCAGCTGAAGCAGATCGCCGTGGCGATGCACAACTACCACGAGGCGCTCGGGGTCTTCCCGATGGGGGTGCAGCACACCGCTCCCCCGAATAGCGCCGCGACGACGCTGGCCAATGGGACCGGGTGGGGCTGGGGAGCCTACATTCTCCCCTACATCGACCAGACGCAGCTCTACAACAAGCTCAACGTCGGCGACCCGATGGACCTCAACAACGCGAACCTGCTGGCGCTGGTCCGGTCGGTCATCCCCACCTACCGCTGCCCCTCCGACCCGCACCGCAACCCGTCGATGAACGACACCACCACCATCCGCTACGGCAGCGGTGCGGCGGTCTCGATCGGGCTGTCGAATTACGTCGCCATTCACGGGGCGATGGACAACAACTGTCCCAGCGGGGCCAACCTGGACACCGGGGGGCTGTTCTACGTCAACAGCAACATCAACCTCAAAGACATCCTGGACGGATCCAGCAACACCTGGCTGGCCTCGGAGCGCGACACGGTGCAGCCTCCGCCGCGGGCCGGCATCACCGTCGAGCGCCACTTCGGAGCGTATTGGGCGGGGACGTCGGCTCCCCGGTGCGGCGACAACAACTATGACCTCTACAAGGTCTTCGGATATGTCGTCCCCACCTATGGGGAGATCAACGGGTCCGCGGTCCGCGGAGACCGCCGCGAGCTGGCGAGCCAGCACGTGGGAGGGATCCAGGTGGTCTGTGCGGATGGCTCGGCCCGCTTTGTGAGCCAGTACATCAACCTCGTTCTGGCGCAGCACCTGTGCCGCCGCGAGGACAAGGTCGCCCTTCCCGGAGAGTGGTGA